The Syngnathus typhle isolate RoL2023-S1 ecotype Sweden linkage group LG11, RoL_Styp_1.0, whole genome shotgun sequence genome contains a region encoding:
- the eps8l3a gene encoding epidermal growth factor receptor kinase substrate 8-like protein 3 produces the protein MSRPSARSIYMRRKEYAASMTKTIKYFHYRVEHLLTCDLDGKELRGLTDCVDRLNLLDKMGRVWGQNMLLEVKEPDLLLTDIETKEVLESIHLGDIVELKAVLDTSASNSLLAVTVKANKKHMTSVFLFHCEDVRADYVQRGISKARLSALHEEPETQSKIEPKEQTPEWAPPDYNEDTHLVIARKDVDDQEEELKDEEELKEEEEEMASIIVEPLRPPRPYRELDRNVDILNHIISDIEIFMGKVAAFAVKNAKKNKKKKKGKAMSGMPPTEEFVECLQKIKYGFNLLVELKEKIDNPSVSEFVHSFFSALAFIVSHCSEGVPSSVVAPLLTPQCICLMSEEATAEEDQLWQSLGDAWNIPSTKWPEDDEDIPTYTLEFFDGWQPPELMEAPVAASMTPMKPQQVPQQPPELMEAPATSSVIPMKPQQVPRPPSSQTSTEETASPPAPVQQFARIPARLPEKKLRRMRVTHDFISRNNRELTIRKGEVVELLDVSKLWWKVRNSEGEEGFVPNNVLTENENKADDVPIESIPVLSKKSKPPEVKAWLEHMGFTKITVRCLGVLSGSMLLSMTREELKTVCPEEGGRVFFQLQTVRSASLT, from the exons ATGTCGAGGCCCAGTGCAAGGTCGATATACA TGCGAAGGAAGGAGTACGCCGCCTCCATGACCAAGACCATAAAGTATTTCCATTACAGAGTGGAG CATCTCCTCACATGCGACCTGGATGGCAAGGAGCTGCGAGGTCTCACAGACTGTGTGGACAGGCTCAATCTGCTCGACAAGATGGGCCGAGTATGGGGCCAGAACATGCTGCTGGAGGTCAAAGAGCCTGACCTGCTGCTCACCGACATAGAGACCAAG GAGGTGCTGGAGTCTATTCATCTAGGTGACATCGTGGAGCTGAAGGCTGTGTTGGACACATCTGCTTCAAACTCACTCCTGGCAGTGACAGTCAAAGCAAACAAGAAACACATGACAAGTGTCTTCCTGTTCCACTGCGAAGATGTCAGG GCTGATTACGTCCAAAGGGGTATTTCAAAAGCGCGTTTAAG TGCATTACATGAAGAACCTGAAACCCAAAGTAAAATTGAACCCAAAGAGCAAACTCCCGAGTGGGCCCCTCCTGATTACAATG AGGACACTCACCTGGTTATAGCTCGGAAGGATGTTGATGACCAGGAAGAGGAGCTCaaggacgaggaggagctgaaggaagaggaggaggagatggccTCCATCATAGTTGAACCTTTGCGACCTCCAAGACCTTACAGAGAGTTGGACAGAAATGTG GACATCTTGAATCACATCATCAGTGACATTGAGATCTTCATGGGAAAGGTGGCTGCCTTTGCGGTGAAAAATGCgaagaaaaataagaaaaagaaaaaaggaaaag cCATGTCCGGCATGCCCCCAACAGAAGAGTTCGTTGAGTGTCTCCAGAAGATTAAATATGGGTTCAACCTTCTA GTGGAGCTGAAGGAAAAGATTGATAACCCCAGTGTGTCTGAATTTGTGCACTCCTTCTTCTCTGCATTAGCATTT ATTGTAAGTCATTGCTCTGAGGGCGTTCCCTCGAGCGTCGTGGCGCCTTTGCTGACACCTCAGTGTATCTGCCTCATGAGTGAGGAGGCGACCGCAGAGGAGGACCAGCTGTGGCAGTCTTTGGGAGATGCGTGGAATATCCCAAG CACCAAATGGCCTGAGGATGACGAAGACATCCCAACATACACGCTGGAGTTCTTTGATGGCTGGCAGCCTCCCGAGCTGATGGAGGCCCCTGTAGCTGCCAGTATGACCCCAATGAAGCCACAGCAGGTTCCACAGCAGCCTCCCGAGCTTATGGAGGCCCCTGCAACTTCCAGTGTGATCCCAATGAAGCCGCAACAGGTTCCACGACCCCCGTCCAGTCAG ACGAGCACAGAGGAGACAGCGTCACCTCCTGCACCAGTACAACAGTTTGCGAGGATACCAGCGAG gctgCCAGAGAAGAAGCTGCGTCGCATGCGAGTCACGCACGACTTCATCTCCCGGAATAACAGAGAGCTGACCATCAGGAAAGGCGAAGTCGTGGAG CTGCTGGACGTTTCCAAGCTGTGGTGGAAAGTGAGGAACAGTGAAGGAGAAGAAGGATTCGTCCCCAACAACGTCCTCacggaaaatgaaaacaaagctgACGACGTG CCCATTGAAAGCATTCCTGTCTTAAGCAAGAAGTCCAAACCACCCGAGGTGAAAGCCTGGCTTGAGCACATGGGCTTCACCAAGAT CACGGTGCGCTGTCTGGGCGTGCTGAGCGGCTCCATGCTACTGAGCATGACCCGAGAGGAACTGAAGACGGTGTGTCCGGAAGAAGGCGGGAGGGTCTTCTTTCAATTACAAACAGTCCGCTCCGCCTCCTTGACT TAG